One genomic region from Desulfobaccales bacterium encodes:
- a CDS encoding chemotaxis protein CheB → MARKKNPAAAPAAPPVDADPKVPSPPKTTPQAEAPKAAPKPKSTAKPRRAQKAAPPPAPSSPLVVGVGASAGGLEAFTDLLRHLPKDTGMAFVLLQHLPPKQHSMLAQILNKATVLPVAEAMEGSVPEADHVYILPPGEVMEIREGALRLTSRNETEGRYLPVDTFLTSLAADKGGQAIGVILSGTASDGVQGMKAIKEAGGLTFAQDEHTAKYPGMPQSSVAAGCVDFILTPEGIARELSRLARHPFVGPCAEEVLKPGEESVFGQILTLLKRATGVDFTFYKHSTIKRRTLRRMALRKIEALGNYLAYLKEHPDEISALYADILINVTSFFRDPDVFDELKQSVFPVLMQDRPQDGPIRIWVPGCSTGEEVYSLAIALLEFFSESGKEAQLQIFGTDIDNAAIDMARAGKYGEHVLEHISPQRLGRYFVRIESGYQIQKSIRDRCTFARQDLIKDPPFSHLDLISCRNVLIYLGPVLQKRVIPIFHFALKPGGFLILGKSEAISAFQEMFTLADKKLKFYIKKDLPGRLPLKFSLEAYAAREDLSVQVMAPEEAPTGLDLMREADRIVLARFTPAGVVVDENLKILQFRGHTGPFLEPMPGEASLNLLRMVREGLRAEVGAALHQAIQGGTPVRKERLKARYNGRGLMVNVEVFPVSPSTFRERFYLVIFEDVTPPAPPEAEKSAAKARKGKTTPGTERIDDLEHELAATKEYLQATIEEQEATLEELKSTNEEIMSSNEELQSLNEELEASREELQSANEELATVNEELENRNTELTQVNDDLVNLLGTVNLPILFLDQNLRIRRFNPMAKEVLHLIPSDVGRPIGDIKTGLEIKAFETLLRQTIDNLQVETREVQDDRGRWYQLQIRPYKTSAHKIEGLVLSLADISVLKASLLQVEEARNYAQAIVETLREPLLVLTGDLRVVSANQSFYDFFQILPQETENRLVYELGNRQFDVPELKTLLEEILPRNTVIQDFEVDRDFPGLGRHVLILNARRLRQEAGVDLMLLALQDITLQKEMEETLKDSEQKLKHLNNELLSAQESERQSVSLALHEELAQNLVALKLKLRNIESHLPENQPEVKGDLDQAVKSIDGLVEEARELSWGLRPQVLDLGLTPALRHLGDHFTQYFQMDAAYEVPDLDQLLAPQSQVMVYRVVQEALVNVVKHAQANRVSLEVGKQEGKIRFQVADNGVGFQMNTTRVDFCEKIQSSPDKAWLVGGVPFVVTKDGKEFQAVPEALGANAGRKMGLALMEGRIRSLGGTFTITSEKDKGTKITFTVPTDGNESA, encoded by the coding sequence ATGGCCAGGAAGAAAAACCCCGCCGCCGCACCGGCAGCACCGCCGGTGGACGCGGACCCCAAAGTTCCCTCCCCGCCCAAGACCACACCCCAGGCCGAAGCACCCAAAGCCGCACCCAAACCTAAATCCACCGCCAAGCCCCGCCGCGCCCAGAAAGCCGCGCCACCGCCCGCGCCGTCATCCCCCCTGGTGGTGGGGGTGGGAGCCTCCGCCGGCGGCCTGGAGGCCTTCACCGATCTCTTGCGGCACCTGCCCAAAGACACGGGCATGGCCTTCGTCCTGTTGCAGCACCTCCCGCCCAAGCAGCACAGCATGTTAGCCCAGATCTTGAACAAGGCCACGGTGCTGCCGGTGGCGGAAGCCATGGAAGGCTCGGTGCCTGAGGCCGATCACGTTTACATCCTGCCCCCCGGCGAGGTCATGGAAATCCGGGAGGGGGCGCTTCGCCTGACCAGTCGGAATGAGACCGAAGGCCGCTACCTGCCGGTGGACACCTTCCTGACCTCCCTGGCCGCAGACAAAGGCGGCCAGGCCATCGGGGTCATCCTCTCCGGCACCGCCTCGGACGGGGTCCAGGGCATGAAGGCCATCAAAGAGGCCGGGGGCCTCACCTTCGCCCAGGACGAACATACCGCCAAGTACCCCGGCATGCCCCAGAGTTCCGTCGCCGCGGGCTGCGTCGACTTCATACTTACCCCCGAAGGCATCGCCAGGGAGTTGTCCCGCCTCGCCCGGCACCCCTTTGTCGGTCCCTGCGCCGAGGAAGTCCTGAAACCGGGGGAAGAGAGCGTCTTCGGCCAGATTCTCACCCTCCTCAAACGCGCCACCGGGGTGGACTTCACTTTCTACAAGCACAGCACCATCAAGCGCCGCACCTTACGCCGCATGGCGCTGCGCAAGATAGAAGCGCTCGGCAACTATCTGGCCTATCTCAAAGAGCACCCCGATGAGATTTCCGCCCTGTATGCCGACATTCTCATCAATGTCACCTCCTTTTTCCGGGACCCCGACGTCTTCGACGAGTTGAAGCAATCAGTCTTCCCGGTCCTGATGCAGGATCGGCCCCAAGATGGCCCCATCCGCATCTGGGTCCCCGGCTGTTCCACCGGGGAAGAGGTCTACTCCCTGGCCATTGCTCTCCTGGAGTTTTTTTCTGAGTCTGGCAAGGAAGCGCAGCTACAGATTTTCGGCACCGACATCGATAACGCCGCCATTGATATGGCCCGGGCCGGCAAGTACGGCGAACACGTCCTCGAACACATTTCCCCTCAGCGTCTGGGCCGTTATTTTGTCAGAATTGAGTCGGGCTACCAGATTCAAAAGTCCATACGGGACCGCTGCACCTTTGCCCGGCAGGACCTCATCAAAGACCCGCCCTTTTCCCACCTGGACCTCATTTCCTGCCGCAACGTCTTGATCTATCTGGGTCCGGTGCTGCAAAAACGGGTCATCCCCATCTTCCACTTCGCCCTCAAACCGGGCGGCTTTCTGATCCTGGGCAAATCCGAGGCCATCAGCGCCTTCCAGGAGATGTTCACCCTGGCAGACAAGAAGCTCAAATTTTATATCAAGAAGGACCTCCCGGGACGGCTGCCCCTGAAGTTTTCCCTGGAGGCCTACGCGGCCCGTGAAGACCTGTCGGTCCAGGTTATGGCGCCGGAAGAAGCACCCACCGGCCTGGACCTGATGAGAGAGGCCGACCGCATTGTCCTGGCCCGCTTTACGCCTGCGGGTGTGGTCGTGGACGAGAACCTGAAGATTCTTCAGTTCCGGGGCCATACCGGCCCCTTTCTGGAGCCCATGCCCGGCGAGGCCAGTCTGAACCTGCTGCGCATGGTCCGGGAGGGCTTGCGGGCCGAGGTGGGGGCCGCTTTGCACCAGGCCATACAAGGCGGCACCCCGGTGCGCAAGGAAAGACTTAAAGCCAGATACAATGGCCGAGGGCTGATGGTTAACGTTGAGGTCTTCCCCGTCAGTCCCAGCACCTTTAGGGAGCGGTTCTATCTGGTAATCTTCGAAGACGTCACCCCGCCGGCGCCCCCCGAGGCGGAAAAATCCGCAGCCAAGGCCCGCAAAGGCAAGACGACTCCCGGAACCGAGCGCATCGACGATCTGGAACACGAGTTGGCCGCCACCAAGGAGTACCTCCAGGCCACCATCGAGGAGCAGGAAGCCACCCTGGAGGAGCTCAAGAGCACCAACGAAGAGATCATGTCCTCCAACGAAGAGCTGCAAAGCCTCAACGAGGAGTTGGAAGCCTCCCGGGAAGAGCTGCAATCGGCCAATGAAGAGTTGGCCACGGTCAACGAGGAACTGGAGAACCGCAACACCGAGTTGACCCAGGTCAACGACGATCTGGTGAACCTGCTGGGCACCGTCAACCTCCCCATCCTCTTTTTAGACCAAAATCTGCGCATCCGGCGCTTCAACCCCATGGCCAAAGAAGTGCTGCACCTCATTCCCTCGGACGTGGGCCGGCCCATCGGTGATATCAAAACCGGCCTGGAAATCAAGGCCTTTGAAACGCTGCTCCGCCAGACCATCGACAACCTGCAGGTCGAGACCCGTGAGGTGCAGGATGACCGGGGGCGCTGGTACCAACTGCAGATTCGGCCCTATAAGACCTCGGCCCACAAGATCGAGGGCCTGGTGCTGAGCCTGGCGGACATTAGCGTCCTCAAGGCCAGCCTTCTGCAGGTGGAAGAGGCCCGGAACTACGCCCAGGCCATTGTCGAAACCCTGCGGGAACCCCTGCTGGTGCTGACTGGCGACCTCAGGGTGGTCTCCGCCAATCAATCCTTTTACGACTTTTTCCAGATCCTGCCCCAGGAGACCGAGAACCGCCTGGTCTATGAACTGGGCAACCGGCAGTTCGATGTTCCCGAACTCAAGACCCTGCTGGAAGAGATTCTCCCCCGGAACACCGTAATTCAAGACTTTGAGGTGGACCGGGACTTTCCCGGTCTCGGCCGCCATGTCTTAATCCTCAACGCCCGGCGTCTCCGTCAAGAGGCGGGCGTGGACCTCATGCTTTTGGCGTTACAAGACATTACCCTCCAGAAGGAGATGGAGGAGACCTTAAAGGACTCGGAACAGAAGCTCAAACATCTTAATAACGAACTCTTGAGCGCCCAGGAATCCGAGCGCCAATCCGTCTCCTTGGCCCTCCACGAGGAGTTGGCCCAAAACCTGGTGGCCTTAAAACTCAAACTCCGGAACATTGAATCACACCTTCCAGAGAATCAGCCAGAGGTGAAGGGAGACCTGGACCAGGCGGTGAAGAGCATTGACGGCCTGGTGGAGGAGGCCCGGGAGTTATCCTGGGGCTTGCGCCCTCAAGTCCTGGACCTGGGCCTGACTCCGGCGCTGCGGCACCTGGGGGACCACTTCACCCAGTACTTCCAGATGGACGCGGCTTATGAGGTCCCGGACCTCGACCAATTGCTGGCGCCCCAATCCCAGGTGATGGTCTACCGGGTTGTGCAGGAAGCCCTGGTCAACGTGGTCAAGCACGCCCAGGCCAACCGGGTCTCCCTGGAAGTCGGAAAGCAGGAAGGAAAAATCCGGTTCCAGGTGGCCGATAACGGCGTCGGGTTCCAGATGAACACTACCCGCGTGGATTTCTGCGAGAAGATCCAGTCGTCGCCGGACAAAGCCTGGCTGGTGGGCGGGGTGCCGTTTGTGGTAACCAAAGACGGCAAGGAATTCCAGGCAGTGCCCGAAGCCCTGGGAGCAAATGCCGGCCGCAAGATGGGTCTGGCCCTCATGGAAGGGCGTATCCGCTCCCTGGGGGGCACATTCACCATAACCAGCGAAAAAGACAAGGGCACCAAAATCACCTTTACCGTCCCCACGGACGGAAACGAGTCGGCCTGA
- a CDS encoding NAD+ synthase — MKITLAQLNPVVGDVSGNLKKVASTLEQVYGTTDLVVFSELFLSGYPPRDLLEKPALIIRVQEALDDLVILSTRYPDTGILVGAPLPTGRDTGKGLCNCAVLIHQGQVLLRQGKSLLPTYDVFDETRHFDPATAVEVVPFKGEILGVSICEDAWYDPELWFRRLYPLDPIKIQIERGATVLINISASPFQVGKEALRHRLLQPHARKHKVPLVYVNQVGGNDELIFDGRSLAFDPAGDTMAVLPGFKEAVVTVDLAQPGAPGLYVPATPIATVHEALVLGLKDYLGKCGFAKAVVGLSGGVDSAVTCCLASQALGPENVLGVLMPSPYTSRPSIDDSLILAGNLGVTTRLIPITPIYQSYRQALQEPLELGEIEVTLENIQARIRGNILMAISNKYGHMVLSTGNKSELAVGYCTLYGDMSGGLCVLADVPKTMVFELANELNRDRETIPWQIIHKAPSAELRPDQKDQDTLPPYDILDKIMNYYLTEGCAYEDIVKQGFDPETVRWVIRAIDRNEYKRRQAAPGLKITSKAFGMGRRIPIAARFEL; from the coding sequence ATGAAGATCACCCTGGCTCAACTCAACCCCGTGGTGGGCGATGTCAGCGGCAATCTCAAGAAAGTCGCATCCACCCTGGAACAGGTGTATGGCACTACCGACCTGGTGGTCTTCTCCGAACTTTTCCTGTCGGGCTACCCCCCGAGGGACCTGTTGGAAAAACCGGCCCTCATCATTCGGGTCCAAGAGGCCCTCGATGATCTGGTAATCCTCTCGACCCGCTACCCGGACACCGGCATCCTGGTGGGGGCCCCTTTGCCCACAGGCCGCGATACCGGCAAAGGCCTGTGCAACTGCGCGGTGCTGATCCATCAGGGCCAGGTGCTGCTGCGTCAGGGCAAATCGCTTTTGCCCACCTACGATGTCTTCGACGAGACCCGGCACTTCGATCCCGCCACGGCGGTGGAGGTCGTCCCCTTCAAAGGCGAAATTCTGGGAGTGTCCATCTGCGAAGACGCCTGGTACGACCCGGAGTTATGGTTCCGGCGCCTCTACCCCCTGGACCCCATCAAGATCCAGATCGAGCGCGGCGCCACCGTGCTCATCAATATATCCGCCTCACCGTTCCAGGTGGGGAAAGAAGCGCTGCGCCACCGGCTGCTTCAGCCCCATGCCCGGAAACATAAGGTGCCCCTGGTCTATGTCAATCAGGTGGGGGGCAACGACGAGCTCATCTTTGACGGCCGCAGCCTGGCCTTTGATCCAGCCGGCGATACCATGGCGGTGCTGCCGGGATTTAAAGAGGCGGTGGTCACCGTGGACCTGGCCCAACCCGGCGCCCCGGGCTTATATGTGCCAGCAACGCCCATCGCCACGGTGCACGAGGCCCTGGTCCTGGGCCTCAAGGATTACCTGGGCAAGTGCGGCTTTGCCAAAGCCGTGGTGGGTTTGAGCGGCGGGGTGGATTCTGCGGTCACGTGCTGCCTGGCAAGCCAAGCCCTGGGACCGGAAAACGTCCTGGGAGTATTGATGCCCTCGCCCTACACCTCCCGGCCCAGCATCGACGATTCCCTGATTCTGGCCGGCAACCTGGGTGTTACAACCAGGCTCATTCCCATCACCCCCATTTATCAGAGCTACCGGCAAGCCTTACAAGAACCCCTGGAACTGGGCGAAATCGAAGTGACCCTGGAAAATATCCAGGCCCGCATCCGGGGCAACATCCTCATGGCCATCTCCAATAAGTACGGCCACATGGTCCTGTCCACCGGCAACAAGAGCGAACTGGCGGTGGGCTACTGCACCCTTTACGGCGACATGAGCGGTGGGCTCTGCGTCCTGGCCGACGTGCCCAAGACCATGGTCTTTGAGTTGGCGAACGAGCTCAACCGGGATCGGGAAACCATCCCCTGGCAGATCATCCACAAGGCCCCCTCCGCGGAGTTGCGCCCGGACCAGAAGGACCAGGACACCCTGCCTCCTTATGACATCCTGGATAAGATCATGAATTATTACCTCACGGAGGGCTGCGCCTACGAGGATATTGTCAAACAGGGGTTTGACCCGGAAACGGTGAGGTGGGTGATCCGCGCCATTGACCGCAATGAATACAAGCGTCGCCAGGCCGCGCCGGGCCTGAAGATCACCTCCAAGGCCTTCGGCATGGGCCGGCGCATCCCCATCGCCGCCAGGTTCGAGTTATGA
- a CDS encoding N-acyl homoserine lactonase family protein, producing the protein MREYVIHPLVVGANETDQGIMTYLKGYGKRIWIPIYVFYLEGGPEKILVDTGLEQFMVPPEVGEQYGLKIQEFEEALACYGLKPEDIDIIIHTHLHNDHCENDYKCTNARVYVQKKEYEFFKEPHPVDHRYFPDLLDDVEVVQVDGDAQIVDGISVLLTPGHTVGGQSVVVNTKAGKAVITGFCCNELNFPASGPPIPSGVHINVIDAYDSARRVKEMADIIIPLHDLAVGRQKSIPA; encoded by the coding sequence ATGCGGGAATATGTCATCCACCCCCTGGTGGTGGGCGCCAATGAAACGGATCAGGGTATCATGACGTATCTCAAGGGTTACGGCAAGCGCATCTGGATTCCCATCTATGTGTTCTACCTGGAGGGGGGACCGGAGAAAATCCTGGTGGATACCGGTCTGGAACAGTTTATGGTTCCTCCTGAGGTGGGGGAGCAGTACGGCCTGAAGATCCAGGAGTTTGAGGAGGCGCTGGCCTGTTACGGCCTCAAACCTGAAGATATCGATATCATTATTCACACCCACCTGCACAACGACCACTGCGAAAACGACTACAAGTGCACAAATGCCCGAGTCTACGTGCAGAAGAAAGAGTACGAGTTTTTCAAAGAGCCCCACCCGGTAGACCACCGCTACTTCCCTGACCTCCTGGATGACGTGGAAGTAGTGCAGGTGGACGGGGATGCCCAGATCGTGGACGGCATCAGCGTGCTGCTCACACCCGGACATACCGTGGGAGGCCAATCCGTGGTGGTCAACACCAAGGCCGGCAAGGCGGTGATCACCGGATTTTGCTGCAACGAATTGAATTTTCCCGCGTCGGGGCCGCCTATTCCTTCAGGGGTTCACATTAACGTCATTGACGCCTATGACAGCGCCCGACGGGTCAAAGAGATGGCGGACATCATTATCCCCCTGCACGATCTGGCCGTGGGGCGGCAGAAGAGCATTCCCGCTTAA
- a CDS encoding trypsin-like peptidase domain-containing protein, with protein MHLRWRYGVISLGLVAVVLLAICPPAPQPAWGVAAVGLQDDFIQVAEQVMPSVVSLKAVRVVTVRPFGVPDDFFRGTPFEGMFREFGGGQPIQRRMVGQGSGVIIDNRGYILTNNHVVAGSQQLLVHLNDGREVTGQLVGSDPRFDIALVKVPATGLRAVKMGDSTKIRVGQWAIAIGSPFGLEKTMTVGIISATGRRGLGRGTYGDFIQTDASINPGNSGGPLLDINGQVIGINSMISAQGQGIGFAIPINMARQIVSPWMK; from the coding sequence ATGCATTTGCGTTGGCGATATGGGGTTATTTCCCTGGGATTGGTGGCGGTCGTCCTGTTGGCCATCTGTCCGCCGGCTCCGCAGCCGGCTTGGGGAGTTGCCGCGGTGGGACTCCAGGATGACTTCATCCAAGTGGCCGAGCAGGTGATGCCCTCGGTGGTGAGCCTGAAGGCTGTCCGAGTAGTAACGGTGCGGCCTTTCGGCGTACCCGATGACTTTTTCCGGGGCACCCCTTTTGAAGGCATGTTCCGGGAATTCGGCGGCGGCCAGCCCATCCAGCGGCGCATGGTGGGCCAGGGCTCGGGCGTTATCATTGACAACCGGGGGTACATCCTCACCAACAACCACGTGGTGGCCGGGTCCCAGCAACTCCTGGTACACTTGAACGATGGCCGGGAAGTGACGGGTCAACTGGTGGGCTCCGACCCCCGATTTGACATAGCCCTGGTCAAGGTTCCGGCTACAGGCCTGAGAGCCGTGAAAATGGGGGATTCCACCAAAATTCGGGTGGGACAGTGGGCCATTGCCATCGGCAGCCCTTTCGGGTTGGAAAAGACCATGACTGTGGGTATCATCAGCGCCACCGGCCGCCGGGGGCTGGGCCGGGGGACCTATGGGGACTTCATCCAGACGGATGCGTCCATCAACCCCGGCAACAGCGGCGGGCCTTTGCTGGATATCAACGGCCAGGTGATCGGCATCAACTCCATGATCTCGGCCCAGGGCCAGGGCATCGGTTTTGCCATTCCCATCAACATGGCCCGGCAAATCGTCTCCCCCTGGATGAAGTGA
- a CDS encoding alcohol dehydrogenase catalytic domain-containing protein: MLSLYFDGQPAIKDLARPQPGPDEVLVRVSLAGICGTDLQILKGYHNFRGIMGHEFVGEVAGPEDSPWLGQRVVGEITSGCGECHLCRRGLARHCRKRRVLGIINHDGAFAQYLVIPAANLHPVPPEVPDEAAVFTEPLAAALRVVESALISPEDCILVIGDGPLGLQISWTLALNGAQVNLAGHHQEHLALARPYGVETFLAKDLPAGDYQVVVEASGSPSGLELALSRVRPLGTVILKSTYIERFPLDPATIAVPEVRLVGNRCGPFPPALRLLRRGWVDPRPLISQTFPLNQGLKALAWAQRPGVLKVLLDCREGG; encoded by the coding sequence ATGCTATCACTCTATTTCGACGGACAACCGGCAATTAAAGACCTGGCCCGGCCCCAACCCGGTCCCGACGAGGTCCTGGTGCGGGTCTCTCTGGCCGGCATCTGCGGCACCGACTTGCAAATTCTTAAAGGCTATCACAATTTTCGCGGCATCATGGGCCACGAGTTCGTGGGAGAGGTGGCCGGCCCTGAGGATTCCCCCTGGCTGGGGCAGCGGGTGGTGGGGGAGATCACTAGCGGTTGCGGAGAATGTCACCTGTGCCGTCGGGGGCTTGCCAGACACTGTAGGAAGCGCCGGGTTCTTGGGATAATAAACCATGACGGGGCCTTCGCCCAGTACCTTGTCATTCCTGCAGCCAACCTCCATCCGGTGCCGCCCGAGGTCCCGGATGAGGCGGCGGTCTTCACCGAACCCCTGGCCGCGGCTCTGCGGGTCGTGGAATCAGCTCTCATTTCTCCGGAGGACTGTATCCTGGTGATAGGAGATGGCCCGCTGGGCCTGCAGATCTCCTGGACTCTTGCTTTGAACGGGGCTCAGGTTAACCTCGCCGGCCACCATCAAGAGCATCTGGCCCTGGCCCGGCCTTACGGGGTGGAGACTTTTCTGGCTAAGGACTTGCCCGCCGGAGATTACCAAGTGGTGGTGGAGGCCAGCGGCAGTCCTTCCGGTCTGGAACTGGCGCTCTCCCGGGTCCGGCCCCTGGGGACCGTGATCCTGAAAAGCACCTATATCGAACGGTTTCCCCTGGACCCTGCGACCATTGCGGTGCCGGAGGTGCGTTTGGTAGGGAACCGCTGCGGCCCTTTTCCCCCGGCCCTGCGCCTCTTGCGCCGGGGATGGGTGGACCCCAGGCCCCTTATAAGCCAAACTTTTCCACTGAACCAGGGACTTAAAGCTTTGGCCTGGGCCCAGCGTCCGGGGGTGTTGAAGGTCTTGCTGGATTGCCGGGAGGGTGGTTGA
- a CDS encoding glycosyltransferase family 4 protein: MKIALLRQRVTALGGAETTLGYLVRGLAAAGHDVTVYGTDGEAAARAALGPEADYVRVPVWGGKTLRVLTFALNSRRLLNQVRGQVVFSLERVLSPQVYRAGDGCHREWLARRAPYLSPLARATQRLSPFHRTMLLVERRLFTFPDLKRVIANSRQVRDEIIRHFNVEPARVRVIYNGLDRRRFQPLEAEARSELRGRLGVPDDTGIVLFVGSGFKRKGLAFLLQAFSNLSDKTCLLWVVGKGNSAPYQRAAGRLGVADRVRFWGPTHETAPFYQAATVLALPTLYDPCSNVVLEALACGLPVVTTAANGAAEFLAPGENGAIISQPDDITGLSESLEMFLDQSRDPQIWQSATKAVAGLSWEATVAQTLEVLEEAVS; encoded by the coding sequence ATGAAGATCGCGCTTCTGCGACAGCGAGTGACCGCGCTTGGCGGGGCCGAGACTACCCTGGGCTATCTGGTCCGGGGCCTGGCCGCGGCCGGGCACGATGTGACAGTGTACGGCACGGACGGGGAAGCCGCGGCCAGGGCTGCACTGGGGCCTGAGGCGGATTATGTGCGGGTGCCGGTCTGGGGCGGCAAGACGCTGCGAGTCCTTACCTTTGCCCTCAATAGCCGCCGTCTCTTGAACCAGGTCCGTGGCCAGGTAGTGTTCAGTCTGGAGCGGGTGCTTTCTCCCCAGGTCTACCGCGCCGGGGATGGCTGCCACCGGGAATGGCTGGCCCGGCGAGCCCCATATCTTTCCCCCCTGGCCCGAGCCACGCAACGCCTCAGCCCATTTCACCGGACAATGCTTCTGGTAGAGCGCCGACTCTTTACTTTTCCGGACCTGAAGCGGGTAATCGCCAATTCGCGGCAGGTACGGGATGAAATAATCCGGCACTTTAACGTGGAACCGGCCCGCGTCCGGGTGATTTACAACGGGTTGGACCGGCGGCGTTTCCAGCCGTTGGAGGCCGAGGCCCGGTCCGAGCTGCGCGGCCGCCTGGGGGTCCCGGATGATACCGGAATAGTATTATTCGTGGGCTCGGGTTTTAAACGCAAAGGTTTGGCTTTCCTGTTGCAGGCTTTTAGCAATCTCAGCGATAAGACCTGTCTTTTATGGGTGGTGGGCAAAGGCAACAGCGCTCCTTACCAACGGGCGGCGGGACGCCTGGGGGTGGCTGACCGGGTCAGGTTCTGGGGGCCGACGCACGAGACCGCGCCGTTTTATCAGGCCGCCACGGTGCTGGCCCTGCCCACGCTCTATGACCCGTGCAGCAACGTGGTGCTGGAGGCCCTGGCGTGTGGCCTGCCGGTAGTTACCACCGCGGCCAACGGCGCGGCGGAATTCCTTGCCCCCGGCGAAAATGGCGCCATTATCTCGCAACCCGACGATATCACCGGCCTGAGTGAGTCCCTGGAAATGTTCCTGGACCAAAGCCGGGACCCTCAAATTTGGCAATCGGCTACCAAAGCTGTGGCCGGACTCAGTTGGGAAGCCACCGTGGCCCAGACCCTGGAGGTGTTGGAGGAAGCGGTTTCGTAA
- the rfaQ gene encoding putative lipopolysaccharide heptosyltransferase III, translating to MPTPSPKRILVIKLKQPGDVLVSTPVIAALKEAWPESHLTYLVPKGTEAMVADHPGLDELMVVDRRGATWVETLNFIRKLRRGRFDLVLELSIGDRGATYAFLTGAKERLGFAHPRQPFWQRYGCFTRLLPRPPIKMHMVDQNLAAVRALGIHPKHPRLQFFWKPQVEQRVHDLLVSLGLAERPFVVMHPGAGWRFKCWTPTGYARVIEAFEQEWGLPVVLTGTKAAHEQDLLKAVLKECRANPINLVGRLSLKELGALINRARLFFGMDSAPMHLAAAVNTPAVVLFGPSGVFNWGPWGEGHLVIKKDWECLPCGKDGCEGSKVSRCLMEIQPDEVLEAMGRHFANLLTEQ from the coding sequence ATGCCGACTCCGAGTCCTAAGCGCATCCTGGTAATCAAGCTCAAGCAGCCGGGAGACGTCTTGGTGAGCACCCCGGTGATCGCAGCTTTGAAAGAGGCCTGGCCTGAATCGCACCTAACCTACCTGGTCCCCAAGGGCACCGAGGCCATGGTGGCCGATCACCCTGGCCTGGACGAGCTCATGGTGGTGGACCGGCGGGGTGCGACCTGGGTAGAAACGCTCAACTTCATCCGGAAACTCCGGCGGGGGCGCTTTGACCTGGTCTTAGAGCTGTCCATAGGTGACCGGGGGGCCACTTATGCGTTCCTCACCGGGGCGAAGGAGCGCCTGGGCTTTGCGCACCCGCGGCAGCCCTTCTGGCAGCGGTATGGCTGTTTCACCCGGTTGTTGCCTCGCCCCCCGATTAAAATGCACATGGTGGACCAAAACCTGGCGGCTGTGCGGGCTCTGGGTATTCACCCCAAGCACCCCCGCTTGCAATTCTTTTGGAAGCCCCAAGTGGAACAACGCGTGCATGACCTGCTCGTCTCTCTGGGATTGGCTGAACGGCCTTTTGTGGTGATGCATCCCGGGGCTGGCTGGCGTTTCAAGTGCTGGACTCCCACCGGCTATGCCCGGGTGATTGAAGCCTTTGAACAGGAATGGGGCCTGCCCGTGGTGCTCACCGGGACCAAAGCCGCACATGAGCAAGATTTGCTGAAAGCCGTGCTTAAAGAATGCCGGGCCAACCCCATCAATCTGGTAGGGCGCCTGAGCCTGAAGGAGTTGGGAGCCCTCATCAATCGGGCGCGGCTGTTCTTCGGGATGGACAGCGCTCCCATGCACCTGGCTGCAGCGGTTAACACCCCGGCGGTGGTGCTCTTCGGCCCCAGCGGCGTGTTCAACTGGGGGCCATGGGGAGAAGGGCACCTGGTGATCAAAAAGGACTGGGAGTGCCTGCCCTGCGGTAAAGACGGCTGCGAGGGTTCCAAGGTCAGCCGCTGCCTGATGGAAATCCAACCGGATGAGGTGCTGGAGGCCATGGGTCGGCATTTCGCAAATTTATTGACAGAGCAGTAA